A region from the Streptomyces tsukubensis genome encodes:
- a CDS encoding maltokinase N-terminal cap-like domain-containing protein, with amino-acid sequence MSEAAATRTPVARPSSLLTSLAPLLRSWLPDRRWFAGKGRPVTGFSLVSAAELLPVAGTGPGGDGPGLLHLLVAVHQDEPGAAGPPGRPADCYQLLLGVRRTLPPRLAPALIGRPATGPLAGRTVYEGLRDPRLTELLLERLRTPGPHGTLRFARSGGAPAVPGGLPARPLDAEQSNTSLVYGDAYILKVLRRVEPGPHPDLELPLALARAGCDRVPLPVAWYESADPHPYTLGVLQPYLSGSRDGWQLALEALAAGRPFTGEARELGRVTADVHAALAAELPTVALGPALTARLAAGMSSRLDEAALAVPALLPYLPRLRTAFDALAALGRSTAGTGHRVQRVHGDLHLGQTLRSGAYWSVIDFEGEPARPLAERRTPQPPVRDIAGMLRSFDYAARTHRPWNPSWADGCRTAYCEGYAEVSGRDPRAEPALLRAYETDKAVYEVVYEARHRPDWLPVPMAAIDRLAAPG; translated from the coding sequence ATGTCGGAGGCTGCTGCCACCCGGACCCCGGTCGCCCGTCCGTCATCGCTGCTCACCTCCCTCGCCCCGCTGCTGCGCTCCTGGCTGCCGGACCGGCGCTGGTTCGCCGGGAAGGGGCGTCCGGTCACCGGCTTCTCCCTGGTGTCGGCGGCCGAACTGCTGCCGGTGGCCGGAACCGGGCCCGGGGGCGACGGGCCCGGTCTGCTGCATCTGCTGGTGGCGGTCCACCAGGACGAACCCGGGGCCGCCGGACCGCCCGGCCGCCCGGCGGACTGCTACCAACTCCTGCTGGGCGTCCGCCGGACGCTGCCGCCGCGGCTCGCCCCGGCGCTGATCGGCCGTCCGGCGACCGGACCGCTGGCGGGCCGCACGGTGTACGAGGGGCTGCGCGACCCCCGGCTCACCGAACTCCTCCTGGAACGGCTGCGGACCCCGGGCCCCCACGGCACCCTCCGGTTCGCCCGCTCCGGCGGCGCACCCGCCGTCCCCGGCGGCCTCCCGGCCCGCCCCCTCGACGCCGAACAGTCCAACACCTCCCTGGTGTACGGCGATGCGTACATCCTCAAGGTGCTCCGCCGGGTCGAGCCCGGCCCGCACCCCGATCTGGAACTGCCGCTCGCCCTCGCCCGCGCGGGCTGCGACCGGGTGCCGCTGCCGGTCGCCTGGTACGAGTCGGCGGATCCGCACCCGTACACCCTCGGAGTGCTCCAGCCCTATCTCAGCGGCTCCCGCGACGGCTGGCAGCTCGCCCTCGAAGCGCTGGCCGCGGGCCGCCCGTTCACCGGAGAGGCCAGGGAGCTGGGCCGGGTCACCGCCGATGTGCACGCCGCACTCGCCGCCGAACTGCCCACGGTCGCCCTCGGACCCGCGCTCACCGCCCGGCTGGCCGCCGGAATGAGCAGCCGGCTCGACGAAGCCGCGCTCGCGGTCCCCGCCCTGCTGCCCTATCTGCCCCGGCTCCGCACCGCCTTCGACGCGCTCGCCGCCCTCGGCCGCTCCACGGCAGGCACCGGGCACCGCGTCCAGCGCGTCCACGGCGACCTCCACCTCGGCCAGACCCTGCGCTCCGGCGCCTACTGGTCCGTCATCGACTTCGAGGGCGAACCCGCCCGGCCCCTCGCCGAACGCCGCACCCCCCAGCCGCCCGTCCGCGATATCGCCGGAATGCTCCGCTCCTTCGACTACGCGGCCCGCACCCACCGCCCGTGGAACCCGTCCTGGGCGGACGGCTGCCGGACCGCGTACTGCGAGGGCTACGCGGAGGTGTCGGGGCGCGATCCGCGCGCCGAGCCCGCGCTGCTGCGCGCGTACGAGACCGACAAGGCCGTCTACGAGGTGGTGTACGAGGCCCGGCACCGCCCCGACTGGCTGCCGGTCCCGATGGCGGCGATCGACCGGCTGGCCGCCCCCGGCTGA
- the treS gene encoding maltose alpha-D-glucosyltransferase — MTVNEPVHDLFEDTPAKDRDPDWFKRAVFYEVLVRSFQDSNGDGVGDLKGLTERLDYLQWLGVDCLWLPPFFKSPLRDGGYDVADYTSVLPEFGDLADFVEFTDAAHQRGMRVVIDFVMNHTSDQHEWFQQSRSDPDGPYGDYYVWADDDKRYPDARIIFVDTESSNWTFDPVRRQYYWHRFFSHQPDLNYENPAVQEEIISALRFWLDLGIDGFRLDAVPYLYQADGSNCENLPATHEFLKRVRKEIDAHYPDTVLLAEANQWPEDVVDYFGDYAAGGDECHMAFHFPVMPRIFMAVRRESRYPVSEILAKTPAIPSNCQWGVFLRNHDELTLEMVTDEERDYMYAEYAKDPRMRANIGIRRRLAPLLDNDRNQIELFTALLLSLPGSPILYYGDEIGMGDNIWLGDRDAVRTPMQWTPDRNAGFSSSDPGRLYLPTIMDPVYGFQVTNVEAAMSSPSSLLHWTRRMIEIRKQNPAFGLGSYTELASSNPAVLAFTREYQDDLVLCVHNFSRFAQPTELDLREFAGRRPVELIGQVRFPPIGQWPYLLTLAGHGFYWFRLRRDQSTEPEPAAPVGAGAV, encoded by the coding sequence ATGACCGTCAACGAACCCGTCCACGACCTGTTCGAGGACACCCCCGCGAAGGACCGCGACCCCGACTGGTTCAAGCGGGCCGTCTTCTACGAAGTACTCGTCCGCTCCTTCCAGGACAGCAACGGGGACGGCGTCGGCGACCTCAAGGGCCTGACGGAACGCCTCGACTACCTCCAGTGGCTGGGCGTGGACTGCCTCTGGCTGCCGCCGTTCTTCAAGTCCCCGCTGCGGGACGGCGGGTACGACGTCGCCGACTACACCTCCGTCCTGCCCGAGTTCGGCGATCTGGCCGATTTCGTGGAGTTCACGGACGCCGCCCACCAGCGCGGCATGCGAGTCGTCATCGACTTCGTCATGAACCACACCAGTGATCAGCACGAGTGGTTCCAGCAGTCCCGCTCCGATCCGGACGGGCCGTACGGCGACTACTACGTCTGGGCCGACGACGACAAGCGGTACCCGGACGCCCGGATCATCTTCGTCGACACCGAATCGTCGAACTGGACCTTCGACCCGGTCCGCCGCCAGTACTACTGGCACCGGTTCTTCTCCCACCAGCCGGATCTCAACTACGAGAACCCGGCGGTCCAGGAGGAGATCATCTCCGCCCTCCGGTTCTGGCTGGACCTGGGCATCGACGGATTCCGGCTGGACGCGGTGCCGTACCTCTACCAGGCGGACGGCAGCAACTGCGAGAACCTGCCGGCCACCCACGAGTTCCTGAAGCGGGTCCGCAAGGAGATCGACGCCCACTACCCGGACACGGTGCTGCTGGCCGAGGCCAACCAGTGGCCGGAGGACGTCGTCGACTACTTCGGCGACTACGCGGCCGGCGGCGACGAATGCCATATGGCCTTCCACTTCCCGGTGATGCCGCGGATCTTCATGGCGGTGCGCCGCGAGTCCCGCTACCCGGTCTCGGAAATCCTCGCCAAGACCCCGGCCATCCCGTCCAACTGCCAGTGGGGCGTCTTCCTGCGCAACCACGACGAGCTGACCCTCGAAATGGTGACGGACGAAGAGCGCGACTACATGTACGCGGAGTACGCCAAGGACCCGCGGATGCGGGCCAATATCGGCATCCGGCGCAGGCTCGCCCCGCTGCTGGACAACGACCGCAACCAGATCGAACTCTTCACGGCCCTGCTGCTGTCCCTGCCGGGTTCGCCGATCCTCTACTACGGCGACGAGATCGGCATGGGCGACAACATCTGGCTGGGGGACCGGGACGCCGTCCGGACGCCGATGCAGTGGACCCCCGACCGGAACGCCGGATTCTCCTCCAGCGATCCGGGACGGCTGTATCTGCCGACCATCATGGACCCGGTCTACGGTTTCCAGGTCACCAATGTCGAAGCCGCGATGAGCAGCCCTTCGTCGCTGCTCCACTGGACCCGGCGGATGATCGAGATCCGCAAGCAGAACCCGGCGTTCGGGCTCGGCTCGTACACGGAACTGGCCTCGTCCAATCCGGCGGTGCTCGCCTTCACCCGGGAGTACCAGGACGATCTGGTGCTCTGTGTGCACAACTTCTCCCGGTTCGCCCAGCCGACGGAGCTGGACCTGAGGGAGTTCGCGGGACGGCGGCCGGTCGAGCTGATCGGCCAGGTCCGCTTCCCTCCGATCGGCCAGTGGCCGTATCTGCTGACGCTGGCGGGCCACGGCTTCTACTGGTTCCGGCTGCGGCGCGACCAGAGCACGGAGCCGGAGCCGGCCGCCCCCGTCGGAGCCGGTGCGGTCTGA
- a CDS encoding alpha-1,4-glucan--maltose-1-phosphate maltosyltransferase: protein MIGRIPVLDVSPLVDCGRRPAKAVVGEAIEIGATVFREGHDAVAANVVLRDPAGQPGPWTPMREAAPGSDRWSAVVVPDSEGLWSYAVEAWSDPVASWLREAGIKIPAGIDTELVLEEGARLYERAARDVPKSDGREAVLAVVDALRDSAKRPRARLAAAAGAGVAAVLDRHPLRELVTMSRPLPLLVERRRALFGSWYELFPRSEGAVVAPGAPPVSGTFRTAAERLPAIAAMGFDVVYLPPVHPIGTTHRKGPDNSLTAGPYDVGVPWAIGSADGGHDALHPDLGTFADFDHFVRTAQALRMEVALDFALQCSPDHPWVTEHPEWFRHRADGTIAYAENPPKKYQDIFPVAFDADLRGLVRETVRVLRFWAERGVRIFRVDNPHTKPVVFWEQVIAEVNGTDPDVIFLAEAFTRPAMMRTLAAVGFQQSYTYFTWRNTKSELTEYLTELAGESAAVLRPNLFVNTPDILHETLQRGGRPAFEVRAVLAATLSPSWGMYAGYELCENTALREGSEEYLRSEKYELRPRDWESAAREGRTIAPLITALNRIRRRHPALQQLRDLHFHDTDNDAVIAYSKRSGQDTVLVVANLDPHHTQEGTVSLDMPRLGFAWHETAPVRDLLTGETYHWGRAAFVRLEPGVTPAHIVALRPSPPIGGSPTP from the coding sequence ATGATCGGTCGGATCCCCGTTCTGGACGTCAGTCCTCTCGTCGACTGCGGGCGCAGGCCCGCCAAGGCCGTGGTCGGTGAGGCCATCGAGATCGGGGCCACCGTGTTCCGGGAGGGGCACGACGCCGTCGCCGCGAATGTGGTGCTGCGCGATCCGGCCGGGCAGCCGGGGCCGTGGACGCCGATGCGGGAGGCCGCGCCGGGGAGCGACCGGTGGAGTGCGGTCGTGGTGCCGGACTCCGAGGGGCTCTGGAGCTACGCCGTGGAGGCCTGGAGCGATCCGGTGGCGAGCTGGCTGCGGGAGGCCGGGATCAAGATTCCGGCCGGGATCGACACCGAGCTGGTGCTGGAGGAGGGGGCGCGGCTGTACGAGCGGGCGGCGCGGGACGTGCCCAAGAGCGACGGGCGGGAGGCCGTGCTCGCGGTGGTGGACGCGCTGCGGGACAGCGCGAAGCGGCCCCGGGCCCGGCTGGCCGCCGCGGCCGGTGCCGGGGTCGCCGCCGTCCTCGACCGGCATCCGCTGCGGGAACTCGTCACCATGTCCCGTCCGTTGCCGCTGCTGGTGGAGCGCCGCCGGGCCCTCTTCGGGTCCTGGTACGAGCTGTTCCCCCGCTCCGAGGGGGCGGTGGTCGCGCCCGGCGCGCCCCCGGTCTCGGGCACCTTCCGCACCGCCGCCGAACGGCTGCCCGCGATCGCCGCGATGGGCTTCGACGTGGTGTACCTGCCGCCGGTGCACCCGATCGGGACGACCCACCGCAAGGGCCCGGACAACAGCCTGACCGCCGGTCCGTACGACGTCGGCGTGCCGTGGGCGATCGGCTCGGCCGACGGCGGGCACGATGCGCTCCACCCCGACCTCGGCACCTTCGCCGACTTCGACCACTTCGTCCGGACCGCGCAGGCGCTGCGGATGGAGGTGGCCCTCGACTTCGCGCTCCAGTGCTCGCCGGACCACCCCTGGGTCACCGAGCACCCCGAGTGGTTCCGGCACCGGGCCGACGGCACGATCGCGTACGCCGAGAACCCGCCGAAGAAGTACCAGGACATCTTCCCCGTCGCCTTCGACGCCGATCTGCGGGGCCTGGTCCGGGAGACGGTGCGGGTCCTGCGCTTCTGGGCCGAGCGGGGGGTGCGCATCTTCCGGGTGGACAATCCGCACACCAAGCCGGTGGTGTTCTGGGAGCAGGTCATCGCGGAGGTCAACGGCACCGATCCGGACGTGATCTTCCTGGCGGAGGCATTCACCCGCCCGGCGATGATGCGGACGCTGGCCGCGGTCGGCTTCCAGCAGTCGTACACCTACTTCACCTGGCGGAACACCAAAAGCGAGCTGACGGAGTATCTGACCGAGCTGGCCGGGGAGAGCGCGGCGGTGCTCCGCCCGAACCTCTTCGTGAACACCCCGGACATCCTCCACGAGACGCTGCAGCGCGGCGGCCGCCCGGCCTTCGAGGTACGGGCGGTGCTGGCCGCGACGCTCTCGCCGTCCTGGGGGATGTACGCGGGGTACGAACTCTGCGAGAACACCGCGCTGCGGGAGGGCAGCGAGGAGTACCTTCGGTCGGAGAAGTACGAACTCCGGCCCCGGGACTGGGAGTCCGCAGCCCGCGAGGGCCGGACGATCGCCCCCCTGATCACCGCGCTGAACCGGATCAGACGCCGCCATCCGGCGCTCCAGCAGCTGCGGGACCTCCACTTCCACGACACCGACAACGACGCGGTGATCGCCTATTCGAAACGGTCGGGCCAGGACACCGTGCTCGTCGTCGCGAACCTCGACCCCCACCACACCCAGGAGGGGACGGTCTCGTTGGACATGCCGCGACTCGGCTTCGCATGGCACGAGACCGCCCCGGTGCGCGATCTGCTCACCGGTGAGACCTATCACTGGGGCAGAGCCGCCTTCGTGCGCCTGGAGCCGGGCGTCACGCCCGCGCACATCGTGGCTCTGCGACCGTCCCCGCCGATCGGAGGGTCACCCACACCATGA
- a CDS encoding SDR family oxidoreductase: MSDHIPMRVAVVGATGFQGGATARLLVERGHQVRTLSRRPEGERPQLPGISCGGGDLGRFEDVRQLFEGATHAAVVLPLVYQAEKVLRYAQNIARAARESGVRRLVFNTNVRIPDRTTNVVGFETRRLSETVFREGLSGSGVELVVVRPPVYLDNLFSPWNGPALMTEGVLAYPLPEDAQVAWLSHRDLAEAVFAALTVDGIAGRAFDIGGPAVLTGPELAEEFGRGLGRDVRYVPLEPAVFEQGLSHLLGAEAAAGVSGVYHYMAAGADPSLLTGDEGLSSTALSVKPARAEEWVARQPWQMWTESEHSYDA, from the coding sequence ATGTCCGATCACATTCCGATGCGGGTGGCCGTCGTGGGGGCGACCGGCTTCCAGGGCGGTGCCACCGCGCGGCTGCTCGTGGAGCGCGGCCATCAGGTCCGTACCCTCAGCCGCCGGCCGGAGGGTGAGCGGCCGCAGCTTCCCGGTATCTCCTGCGGCGGGGGTGACCTGGGGCGTTTCGAGGACGTACGGCAACTGTTCGAGGGCGCCACCCATGCGGCGGTGGTGCTTCCGCTGGTCTACCAGGCGGAGAAGGTCCTGCGGTACGCGCAGAACATCGCGCGGGCGGCCCGGGAGTCCGGGGTGCGGCGGCTGGTGTTCAACACGAACGTCCGGATCCCGGACCGGACGACGAACGTGGTCGGCTTCGAGACCCGGCGGCTGTCGGAGACGGTGTTCCGGGAGGGGCTTTCGGGCAGCGGGGTGGAACTGGTCGTGGTCCGGCCGCCGGTCTATCTCGACAATCTGTTCAGTCCGTGGAACGGTCCGGCGCTGATGACGGAGGGCGTGCTGGCCTATCCGCTGCCCGAGGACGCGCAGGTGGCGTGGCTCTCCCACCGCGATCTCGCGGAGGCGGTGTTCGCGGCCCTGACGGTCGACGGGATCGCGGGCCGCGCCTTCGACATCGGCGGACCGGCCGTGCTGACCGGCCCGGAGCTGGCCGAGGAGTTCGGCCGCGGACTGGGCCGGGATGTGCGGTACGTCCCCCTGGAGCCGGCGGTCTTCGAGCAGGGGCTCTCGCATCTGCTGGGGGCGGAGGCCGCGGCGGGTGTCTCCGGTGTCTACCACTACATGGCGGCGGGCGCGGATCCCTCGCTGCTGACGGGCGACGAGGGGCTGTCGTCCACCGCTCTGTCGGTGAAACCCGCGCGGGCCGAGGAGTGGGTGGCCCGCCAGCCCTGGCAGATGTGGACCGAATCGGAGCACTCGTATGACGCGTAA
- a CDS encoding AraC family transcriptional regulator has translation MDSVDTARTEGDDLLSELMRPLRLTGVFDSRWNLRGPWAIEGDAEESCAVLHFITEGDCWITGDGRTSFRLHEGDLAVFPTGTAHRLSDHPDRRGGVALGSVLPEREPGTSGEIRIDGEGPVTRLLCAGLHYDASAAGGLYRALPWALVLDRSQVDQEPLLRDTLRLLATTDRPVGPGDRLVTLRTFEMALVLALRPLLRELADNPATLPLLRHPGISKAMVIISTRFAEPWTIESLAREVGMSRSAFTAAFRELVGEAPARHLTGRRMQEAARLLGETSLPQSAVPQRVGYQSAVGFHLAFRKWFGVTPGEYRAGNRPAAARLAGS, from the coding sequence ATGGACTCTGTTGACACTGCCCGGACCGAGGGCGACGACCTTCTGAGCGAGCTGATGAGGCCACTGCGGCTCACCGGCGTGTTCGACAGCCGGTGGAACCTCCGCGGCCCCTGGGCCATCGAGGGCGACGCCGAGGAGAGCTGTGCCGTCCTGCACTTCATCACCGAAGGCGACTGCTGGATCACCGGGGACGGGCGGACCTCCTTCCGGCTCCACGAAGGCGATCTCGCGGTCTTCCCGACCGGAACGGCGCACCGGCTCTCCGACCACCCCGACCGGCGCGGCGGCGTCGCGCTCGGCAGCGTGCTGCCCGAGCGCGAACCCGGCACCTCCGGCGAGATCCGGATCGACGGGGAGGGGCCGGTGACCAGGCTGCTCTGCGCCGGACTCCACTACGACGCGTCCGCCGCCGGCGGGCTCTACCGGGCCCTGCCCTGGGCCCTGGTCCTCGACCGCTCCCAGGTCGACCAGGAACCGCTGCTCCGGGACACCCTCCGGCTGCTCGCCACCACCGACCGCCCGGTCGGCCCCGGCGACCGGCTGGTCACCCTGCGCACCTTCGAGATGGCGCTGGTGCTGGCGCTCCGCCCGCTGCTGCGGGAACTCGCCGACAACCCCGCCACGCTGCCCCTGCTGCGGCACCCGGGGATCAGCAAGGCGATGGTGATCATCTCGACCCGGTTCGCGGAGCCCTGGACCATCGAATCGCTGGCCCGCGAGGTCGGGATGTCCCGGTCCGCCTTCACCGCCGCCTTCCGGGAACTGGTCGGGGAGGCCCCCGCCCGCCATCTCACCGGACGGCGGATGCAGGAGGCCGCCCGGCTGCTGGGGGAGACGTCGCTGCCCCAGTCCGCGGTGCCGCAGCGGGTCGGCTACCAGAGCGCCGTCGGCTTCCATCTGGCCTTCCGCAAATGGTTCGGTGTGACCCCCGGCGAATACCGGGCAGGCAACCGTCCGGCCGCCGCACGGCTGGCTGGTTCTTAA
- a CDS encoding 4-hydroxyphenylacetate 3-hydroxylase family protein has protein sequence MIRSGSHYLDALDDGREIWLDGERVKGVSSHPAFRGTAASIAGLYDLAHASDQSPVLTSDGIHRAYAIPRTHADLVARRQAYKVWAEASYGFLGRTPDYMASGAAGFAALPRLFTTDTFDGSDNVLAYHRRLAENDLYCAFTITNPRPRPGGDDPVVRVVAERDGGVVVRGAKTIGSGAVFADEVIVGTIEPLAPDDVEHALCFSLPVDTPGLKLISRTSYEGRARSVFDNPLSSRFDENDAMLVCDDVFVPWERVLTYRNVAATAAMWWRTPAYLNFVHQAATRFWTKLEFLTGLAILLTRDNGTHGLPAVTESVGRLLGMVAQAKAFVLAAEASFEEVDGGCGGVAPGTEISFAQRIMAGELYPRAVQEIKSLAGGSVIQLPASGEDLLHPELGPLMQPYLNSAESTAEDRVKLLKLVWDALGSEFASRHEQYERFYHGAPHVYLMMQHGAGGAEGCERLARACLDGYDLTGPGRGPGVSTAGGAGGGTRR, from the coding sequence TTGATCAGGTCTGGCTCGCACTATCTCGATGCGCTGGACGACGGCCGGGAGATCTGGCTGGACGGCGAGCGCGTCAAGGGCGTGTCCTCCCACCCCGCCTTCCGCGGCACCGCCGCGTCCATCGCGGGTCTGTACGACCTGGCGCACGCCTCCGACCAGAGCCCGGTGCTCACCAGTGACGGGATCCACCGGGCGTACGCGATCCCCCGCACCCACGCCGATCTGGTGGCCCGCCGCCAGGCCTACAAGGTGTGGGCGGAGGCGAGCTACGGCTTCCTCGGCCGCACCCCGGACTACATGGCGAGCGGCGCCGCGGGGTTCGCGGCCCTGCCCCGGCTGTTCACGACGGACACCTTCGACGGGTCGGACAACGTTCTCGCATACCACCGAAGACTGGCCGAGAACGATCTGTACTGCGCGTTCACCATCACCAACCCCCGCCCCCGGCCCGGCGGCGACGACCCCGTGGTGCGGGTCGTCGCCGAACGCGACGGGGGCGTCGTGGTGCGCGGCGCCAAGACCATCGGCTCCGGAGCGGTCTTCGCCGACGAGGTCATCGTCGGCACCATCGAACCGCTCGCCCCGGACGACGTCGAACACGCGCTCTGCTTCTCGCTGCCCGTCGACACGCCCGGACTGAAGCTGATCTCACGGACCTCGTACGAGGGCCGGGCCCGCAGCGTCTTCGACAATCCGCTCTCCTCGCGCTTCGACGAGAACGACGCGATGCTCGTCTGCGACGACGTGTTCGTGCCCTGGGAGCGGGTGCTGACCTACCGGAACGTGGCGGCGACCGCCGCGATGTGGTGGCGCACCCCCGCCTACCTCAACTTCGTCCACCAGGCCGCCACCCGCTTCTGGACCAAACTGGAGTTCCTCACCGGGCTCGCGATCCTGCTCACCCGGGACAACGGCACCCATGGACTGCCCGCCGTCACCGAATCCGTGGGACGGCTCCTCGGCATGGTCGCCCAGGCCAAGGCGTTCGTCCTGGCCGCCGAAGCGTCCTTCGAGGAGGTCGACGGCGGCTGCGGAGGGGTGGCCCCGGGCACGGAGATATCCTTCGCCCAGCGCATCATGGCCGGTGAGCTGTACCCCCGCGCCGTCCAGGAGATCAAGAGCCTGGCCGGCGGGTCGGTCATCCAGCTCCCGGCGTCCGGCGAGGACCTCCTCCACCCCGAACTCGGCCCGCTGATGCAGCCGTACCTGAACTCGGCGGAGAGCACCGCCGAGGACCGGGTGAAGCTGCTGAAGCTGGTCTGGGACGCCCTCGGCTCCGAATTCGCCTCCCGCCACGAACAGTACGAACGCTTCTACCACGGCGCCCCGCACGTCTATCTGATGATGCAGCACGGCGCCGGCGGCGCGGAGGGCTGCGAGCGGCTGGCCCGCGCCTGCCTCGACGGATACGACCTCACCGGTCCCGGCCGGGGGCCCGGGGTGAGCACGGCGGGAGGCGCCGGCGGCGGGACCCGCCGGTGA